The sequence gACTGAATCTTCACCAGGCCACAAGCAACTTTGAAAGTTGGCTGTTTGGTCGTGGCTTCCAAGCCAAGGTGTTCCCAGAAGGTGAGGTTTACTTGTCCTAGACAATAATTATATGAATCTTCAAGGTATCTTGAAAGTCAACATAAGCAAACATATTATTAGTGGGGCTCACATTACAACCTTTGTGGTCATAATAAAGGAAGGGATAGAAAATAAGCAAAAGGGCTATATCTTAGAGATTCTTAGTTAATTCTTATGAGAGTAATTAGATTATTTTTGTTCTTGTCTGTGTCGACCCAGTAGGAGACCAGATTATCATTTAAGTCTTTGAATATGGACTGAAATAAACACAGTTATGATACAAATGACCATCTTAGCATTCACAGTGTCAAAGTGGTAATCATCCACAAAGGCACTTGATGATGTATCCTAACAAGATGAATATGTTGTTTTCCTTTCAGTTCTGTTTGCTCTAGCTGTTGCCATGTTTGCTTCAGGACTGGTACACCGAGTGTGTGTCACAACATGGTGAGTTTCCATTCAAGACTAACTATTTTTCAGTTCCTAGCAATAACAGATGATGCATATGTATATCTTTTTTGAAGAAGATGGAACAACCAAtaactatacagatacagaattgaCGCCATGTCCTTTTGTCCCCACTCTAGTTTCATCTTCTCCTTGGTGGCTCTTTACTACGTAAACAAGGTCTCAGCATCCAAGTACGCACCAATCGCCACTCCCAGCAAACCTGCCAAGGAAACAAAGAAGAGGAAATAGACTCGCCCTTAGCAGTGGTCCCAACAGGCCTGCACACCCCCTGTGCTGTCTAGTGGTTCATGCTGCCTGAAGGATTCTTGGGAAAACTGGACCACTTGATTTAACATTTTGGGGGTGGTCAGATCTGACAGACATTGCTGTAAGAGTAGTTACTCCAATCCCCCTGCCTGTTGCTACAAAAATAGATGAGTTTGAATACTGCTTTGGCTATGTACTTTAACAATACAATAGGAAACATTCTGAAGGAATATTAAATAAGAAtctgaaatacatttgtagaaaAGCATTTTTATTATTACCAAGGGTAATTTCTGGTCACATTCTGGTATCTAAACCAACAGAACTGAATGCTTCAGTTGTTAGTAAATGCACTGTTTGTATTCCATCTCATCTAGATGACAACTGGCAGCTAGGGACTTTTTATCAATCAAAAACCTAAAGACTTTTCCTAAACTTCTCTTAAATCATCTAGCAGTAAGCCAGTCGGAATAGATTTTATAGCAAAGGCTCTCAGCCAGCCTGCACGTCTCTCTCATTATGAAGAGCCCTAGCGCTAAATTAGTGTTTTTATGACATATCATCATCTATTGCTAGATACCCCACCTAAAcagaacatgtacattttgtataaagaGTGGGTTGTAGATTATGTACATTCTGTGTTGGGAAACGAGTGCACGGTCTTCTGTACTAGTTCCTGTATGTGGCTAGCTTAACAGAAACATTACTCCAACTCTTTCTACCAGGACTTCTGCACCAGTCAGTGTCAATCTTCAAGAATGGTGCCTCTAACTCATTATAGGGGGATTGCATTTCTAAGAATCACATGTTAAGTTGACAGATGTCTGTTTAGCATAACTGATTTTGGTGTCATATCTACCTCGACCTACTCTTTGTTGAATTGCATGTTTTGGCTACACAAGCGAGGTTATCCCCGACGATGGTTGATAGACATCACTTATGTACTTAGATATCAGATTCCTCTATTATTCCCTTACATGAAGACTGGAGAAGTTGCTGCATAATGGTATTCCGGACAGCTGTCCTTTGTGTTCTACATGGTCGacactttttattttcaaatgaacACATCAAACTTACTGACAAAAAAGAGCACAAAGGACTGCTGTCTGAATGTCTCAGCCCCCTTATAGATGACATTGACTTTGAAAAGATTGGGAGGGTCCCTAACGCTAAGATAAGTATATGTTTTATGTCCCGTGGGTATCGCTATATTTTGTATGATGATTTGTCCTCTTTGTTTGTTGCTGTTTGTAACATTCcaatgttttgttcattttttgttttggtttttTTGGATAACaagaaaagacacaaaaaaagaaaaagaaactatGTAATCAAAAAAGTGATTTTCTAAGCAAACAAAATAATACTTGATAATTGCAGATGTTggctctggtgtgttttctttactctccaagcagaggttgagtcgcggggatatagtagtcggaaaaattacatgGACAATCGTCTTAAGAGAGTGTGTTTTCTTGGGTTTTACGCAGTGATCAAAGTCTTACTACTGTAGGACAGATGTTACAGTTTAGTTGTGTAGTATAGAAGGGACAAAATGGGAATACGATTATAGTGCAACCTGAAATCATTGAAAAACCTCTTTCCTTGAAAAGTTTGGCCCAACCTGGAAACTTTTTGGGTTAAAAGGAACAGGCAGGGACTatgctttcccattttggtcaaaatttgctctGTTCAGCAGTTAAGTTGGCGTGCGGAATGATTTAAGTTGTTCGGTCATAGGTATCAGGAGAAAACGTGTCAAACACAAAGTTGAGGTTTCTTTAATTAAGCGAGCATTCGAGTTTGAGCCGATCAACACCGTTTTTTTAATGGTGATATAGATGACCCATGTGACTTTCTGGTGAAGACAAAATTTTTAACATTGAAATTGGGGTTAGTAATTTTCATGCTTTTCTATGGAGAGGTCTAACTTATTTGCCATGTATGGATAGGGGATCCATGTCAAATATTGGGACGGGCGTGTAGCTGCATTTCTAGAAGCTGTTGCTAGGTGGCACTAGTGAGGGGGGTCTGTACACCAAGCTGAGGGGACAAGGAATGAAAACGGTGTGGTGAAGAAGTTAAAACGTTGTCATCTCGAATGTCGATCCTTTCAGTCTCTGGAGGATATTGTTGATGACAAAGTTAGATTTTGATAAAACGTGACAATTGCAATTGCGCTTTCGGCCAGGGCACACATGGTGTAGGCTCTGTTCAGCATCGGTCCGCCGTGACGTCAGGCACTCATAGCGCTACACCTGTCATCGCGCaccacagacaggtggtcaattAACTCAATTTTTGAGGTAACCAAGCAGgggagttatgcaaatgagcacaaTGGCAAGGGGTATataaatatatcacaaaatgcaCACAGTTTGACTGGGGAGGGAAAGCAGAAGTTGGTTGGGAGGAACACTGCCAAAAGTCGGGTAAAATAAGGATAGTAGGAAGGTAATGGAGATGTGAAGAGGAGGGTAGTAGCTTTACCCCACCCAACCAACCACACTCTTTCTTATAGCTTGGAAAAGTATTCACCTCGCTCTCTGGTCAGGGATGGGGACTTTTTCCACACTCCTATCATTGAACATTACTCCATAATTTGTCTTGCGCGGGGGATGTGTGGCGTTGTGAATTTTCCACTGTCAACTTTGGTGCCTTTGCTCAAATATAGTTCAGATCACAAAATACAATACGACAAACACGACATCAAGCACCAATCGTAAAGGGCATTCGAAAATGCTGAGACTTTCTCCAGAAGTGATCTCTACGCTATGAGACGAGTGCCGTGCATGTGCGCCACCTAGCAATTTTGTGTCAAATTACAAGGCTTTACACTTATTCACTCAAACTATTTTAATCAATTTCAACATCAATTGGTGATGTTTTCATGGAGTCATCGTTCTTCAGACCTGATTTATTTCTAACGTAGCCGtagaattgtttttgtttccggATCATTAATtcagacagtcactgaaacgtcGGTTCACGTCAGGGCTGTATGTGGTTATAAATGAAGATCTTTGTTTCACATGGGAGGGCAGAGTTACAAAGGCTTTCCATCGTCTTCAAAGATATATTTCACTGTATTTATATGGTTTTCAGAAAtgatcacacagaggtttcacgcGCAGGTACCAGTAGAATGCCAGTTTCAGCCTTCTCGGTGTCGCCCATGTCCGTCAGTGACCCCGAAGTGTCCGTCGGTCGTTTCTTCCTGAGTCGCAGAAGGAACGGCAAGAGTCCGGCCAGTAGGAACCCAGCGCCTGCCTGGAGAAACGTGGCGTCGTAACTTTTGGTCTCGTCGAACAGCCAGCCTGGACAAACATACAGGGTTTAATAgcattattaccttcgccagaaggttatgttttagtgtctgtccgtctgtctgtttgtcaacATGATAACTAGAGAAGACCAGAATGGAGTGTTGGGTATGTGGACTTGGTGAGACCTGGAAATATCAATCCCTAGATTCGCTGGCGGCTTGTTACGGAACTGCCGTGGATCTtcctgtttttgtatcttttcatcTGAAGATGTCACGGTCACCACGTcatagtggtagatagctctaaTTTATGGAAAGAAGTGGCTTAAATTTTAGCTCCCTACCAGCTTGTTCTGGAAGTGCAGGAGCATTTCAAGAAGGAATTGGTTGTTAAGATACTGTCCTGTAATACTGCATGTCTTGAACCAAAGGTATGCCTAAGttcatttgaaatattttcagctTAAGATGCATCAAATGCCTTAGTATTCATCTTTACTAACCTGCAAATGGCGGTCCAGACAGCGACGCGAACCCCTGTACGGACATCAAAATTCCAATTGCACTGGGAAGACGTTTCGGGCCTACGAGTTCGGCAAGACACGTCAGTGAGATCGGGATAAAGGCACCATAGAACACCCCGTGCGCGATAGCGTACGCCACGAGCGCCGGGTACGTCTTGGCTAGGGGAGATAGAAGGTTGGAGATGCCCAGCAGACACAGACTCAGTCCAAACTGATCCAATCGGCCGAACCTGGAGTTGTCCGGAACGGCCCCGACTGCCAACCGACTGACCATGTCTGCGATAGAGATGACAGAGAGGAGAGAGGCCGCGGTGTAGTCCTCGATCTGTAGGTACTTGGCGCGAGGAACGATGTACAACGGCGGCACTATGAGACAGAACGAAACTATAAACATCGACGTCAAGAACAAGGCCACCGCAGGTATCTTCATAACTTTAAAATCCATCTGTGCCCAGAAAGTTTTGAGAAAGTCCATTGTAGCTGCTGACCACTTCTTTGTCGTGTTAGTTTCCAGAACGGTGTCCGAGTTGGTCATTCCGTTCTTCCCTGGCTTCTCAGCAGTCTTAGGTCCATTTTCGACTTTCCTGTCACTGTAGGCCTCGAGAGGTCTGATCAATGCCCCCGCTACGACCATATTGAGCATGATGCCGCCTATGATGAGCAGAGCTCCCTTCAGACCATAGTCGTCCATCAGATACTGGAAGAGCGGTGGGAACGACATGGAAGTGACACTGGAGCCCAGCAGGGTCAGGCTGTTGGCTAGAGCGCGTCGTTTGGTGAAGTACTGCCCGACAATCGCCATGGCGGGACTAAGAGTGAGGGCATATCCAAGGCCTGTTTGGAACAACAAAGAAAGAGTTATCATTAGCCTCATTTGCAGACCTCTAGCGGCGATTTGACAGGTCACTGAACGAATTTGATAGCTATTTAATTAGAGAAcgattttttaaatttacttttaCATCTTGCACCAATCTTGTTGTTAAGGGTTACGCAAATCCATTTTTGCTCGCTGTCGTTCGGTGAACGCCGTGTAGTGGAcacaccatacacacatgtatgggATATAGGTTGGTTAGTCTAATGATATTTCACGTCATGAAagcccatctgtgttggtagtaatcatgatagtacaatgctaaactttcttgaCGTAAGCAATTGCAAATGGTCAAACGCACAAGGAAGTTTATAACGAGGGGGGGGTCTCTGTTCACTGATGAGTGTTCTGATGTATACCTAGCTCCTTTATACATCTTACAAAGC comes from Branchiostoma floridae strain S238N-H82 chromosome 2, Bfl_VNyyK, whole genome shotgun sequence and encodes:
- the LOC118405378 gene encoding keratinocyte-associated protein 2-like isoform X2: MECMVVVCKAVPTSVSFLLASTLCILLFAGMQMYKVQLASKEWLTILGGFLGSNLFIFVLTATSNFESWLFGRGFQAKVFPEVLFALAVAMFASGLVHRVCVTTCFIFSLVALYYVNKVSASKYAPIATPSKPAKETKKRK
- the LOC118405378 gene encoding keratinocyte-associated protein 2-like isoform X3, which codes for MAVPTSVSFLLASTLCILLFAGMQMYKVQLASKEWLTILGGFLGSNLFIFVLTATSNFESWLFGRGFQAKVFPEVLFALAVAMFASGLVHRVCVTTCFIFSLVALYYVNKVSASKYAPIATPSKPAKETKKRK
- the LOC118405378 gene encoding keratinocyte-associated protein 2-like isoform X1 is translated as MECMVVVCKGIRNAWTVPTSVSFLLASTLCILLFAGMQMYKVQLASKEWLTILGGFLGSNLFIFVLTATSNFESWLFGRGFQAKVFPEVLFALAVAMFASGLVHRVCVTTCFIFSLVALYYVNKVSASKYAPIATPSKPAKETKKRK
- the LOC118403093 gene encoding monocarboxylate transporter 13-like, producing MTSPTPQSSPQPPDGGWGWMVVVGAFIVSGCTAGIFRSLGVFFLTFSRQFQASSAETAWITSILMSVTYFLSPVGTALASTIGFRPTVMLGGVLSAAGYIISGFATRMFHLYLGIGCLTGLGYALTLSPAMAIVGQYFTKRRALANSLTLLGSSVTSMSFPPLFQYLMDDYGLKGALLIIGGIMLNMVVAGALIRPLEAYSDRKVENGPKTAEKPGKNGMTNSDTVLETNTTKKWSAATMDFLKTFWAQMDFKVMKIPAVALFLTSMFIVSFCLIVPPLYIVPRAKYLQIEDYTAASLLSVISIADMVSRLAVGAVPDNSRFGRLDQFGLSLCLLGISNLLSPLAKTYPALVAYAIAHGVFYGAFIPISLTCLAELVGPKRLPSAIGILMSVQGFASLSGPPFAGWLFDETKSYDATFLQAGAGFLLAGLLPFLLRLRKKRPTDTSGSLTDMGDTEKAETGILLVPARETSV